Proteins encoded together in one Lathyrus oleraceus cultivar Zhongwan6 chromosome 5, CAAS_Psat_ZW6_1.0, whole genome shotgun sequence window:
- the LOC127081686 gene encoding uncharacterized protein LOC127081686: MTSESSSISITSQDQGDSSHSKNVVNMEVEQDRSSNSNSNNLIDFVMLSKEDSVPLLKVQEHDFFNLTQVASSSCLPNDNIEQKDKNNTEESSDLRSFSCSFCKRKFSTSQALGGHQNAHKAERALEKQRKQRYDGSVLGLGQSHFNPFFSYSSNLFTPYSYNYRLGVRMDSTIQKPPYFSPRTTPHNFGYANGALCFQDILNPSVMTLRNMGGGNSGIGTLAIGGATSLKLEDGGIGTLGIGGSTSLKVEDGSIETLGIGGSTSFKVEDGGVETLRIGGATSLKVEDGGANDKFSALLKFGDSSTNIATTSNSNIEKKIIMASPSIKDDINDQSKSNIEEEPSNSESSDLDLSLKL, translated from the coding sequence ATGACATCGGAGTCCTCTAGCATCTCGATCACTTCACAAGATCAAGGTGATTCTTCCCACTCAAAAAATGTGGTCAACATGGAGGTTGAACAAGATCGATCCTCGAATTCTAATTCTAACAATCTAATTGATTTTGTGATGCTATCGAAAGAGGATTCCGTTCCCTTGTTAAAGGTACAAGAGCATGATTTTTTTAATCTTACACAAGTTGCTTCATCGTCTTGTTTACCTAATGACAACATTGAACAGAAAGATAAGAACAACACTGAAGAGAGTTCCGATTTAAGATCTTTTTCATGCTCTTTTTGTAAGAGAAAATTTTCGACTTCACAAGCATTAGGAGGTCATCAGAATGCTCATAAGGCTGAACGTGCTTTAGAAAAACAACGTAAACAAAGGTACGATGGCAGTGTTTTAGGTTTAGGGCAATCTCACTTTAACCCTTTTTTTAGTTATTCAAGCAATCTTTTTACACCTTATAGTTATAACTATAGACTTGGGGTTAGAATGGATTCCACAATTCAAAAACCACCTTATTTTAGCCCTAGGACAACCCCACATAATTTTGGTTATGCTAATGGTGCCTTGTGTTTTCAAGATATACTAAACCCTTCTGTTATGACATTGAGAAATATGGGAGGTGGGAATAGTGGAATTGGAACCCTAGCTATTGGGGGTGCAACTAGTTTAAAACTTGAAGATGGTGGTATTGGAACCCTAGGGATTGGGGGTTCAACTAGTTTAAAAGTTGAAGATGGTAGTATTGAAACCCTAGGTATTGGGGGTTCAACTAGTTTTAAAGTTGAAGATGGTGGTGTTGAAACTCTGCGTATCGGAGGTGCAACTAGTTTAAAAGTTGAAGATGGTGGTGCAAATGATAAATTTAGTGCTCTTTTGAAATTTGGAGATTCTTCCACAAATATTGCTACAACTTCAAACTCAAACATAGAAAAGAAAATTATTATGGCTTCTCCTTCTATCAAGGATGATATCAATGATCAATCAAAATCGAATATTGAAGAAGAACCCTCAAATTCTGAATCTTCTGATCTTGATTTATCACTTAAGCTTTAA
- the LOC127081685 gene encoding uncharacterized protein LOC127081685 has product MLEFTEALLEVSENDLDPKIQNEAKSLATNEFGDFEFLMAIIIWFEILSAINFVSKLLQEKDMLIDVAMQKIKGLISYFEGYRETGFYKVLINAKEIAVELNIAPIFPQRRIIKRKRQFDENLNIPSVELSEEESFRVNYFLYLVDQAVVSLNKRFEQYQEYESIFGFLFTSHKLQSLDDATLKSCCTNFEQTLKHNEQSDIDGNEFFAELKLLREMLLEETIRPTDILLVLKGLNCFPNTVIAYRILLTIPVTVASTERSFSKLKLLKTYLRSTMSQERLNELALIAIENDILETIKYEDLVDDFASKSVRRKTLFM; this is encoded by the coding sequence ATGTTAGAATTTACAGAAGCTTTGCTTGAAGTGTCAGAAAATGATCTTGATCCTAAAATACAAAATGAAGCTAAATCTTTAGCAACAAATGAGTTTGGTGATTTTGAGTTTTTGATGGCTATAATTATTTGGTTTGAAATATTATCTGCAATTAATTTTGTTAGCAAGCTTTTACAGGAAAAGGATATGCTTATTGATGTTGCTATGCAAAAAATTAAGGGGTTGATTTCGTATTTTGAGGGATATAGAGAAACAGGTTTTTATAAGGTATTGATTAACGCTAAGGAAATTGCGGTGGAATTGAATATTGCCCCAATATTTCCTCAAAGGCGTATAATTAAAAGAAAAAGGCAATTTGATGAGAATTTGAATATCCCATCAGTGGAGCTATCAGAAGAAGAATCATTCAGGGTTAATTATTTTCTTTACCTTGTTGACCAAGCTGTTGTTTCTCTTAATAAGAGGTTTGAGCAATACCAAGAGTATGAAAGTATTTTTGGTTTCTTGTTTACTTCTCACAAGTTACAATCATTAGATGATGCAACTTTGAAGTCTTGTTGTACTAACTTTGAGCAGACATTGAAACATAATGAGCAATCTGATATTGATGGGAATGAATTTTTTGCAGAGTTGAAGTTACTAAGAGAAATGTTGCTTGAAGAAACCATAAGACCTACTGATATATTATTAGTTTTAAAAGGCTTGAATTGTTTTCCTAATACAGTTATTGCATATAGAATCTTATTGACTATTCCTGTGACAGTTGCTTCTACAGAAAGAAGTTTTTCAAAATTGAAGTTATTAAAGACTTACTTGCGGTCTACTATGTCACAAGAAAGACTTAATGAATTGGCATTAATAGCTATTGAAAATGATATTTTGGAGACAATAAAATATGAAGACTTAGTTGACGATTTTGCTTCAAAAAGTGTTCGTAGGAAGACTCTTTTTATGTAG